A window of the Lactuca sativa cultivar Salinas chromosome 7, Lsat_Salinas_v11, whole genome shotgun sequence genome harbors these coding sequences:
- the LOC111888543 gene encoding protein FAR-RED IMPAIRED RESPONSE 1-like produces the protein MSNSKEIDESIATDTIGAEINSSRNDKQIDSISLTSEELQNTIHIERESSNSTNESYCSNIIEKHEYKPDAPTEFVPISKNCILIMHKWGGKDKPKPCDTLATSSIKRKPNLNKIIIRCTTKIIFENVYGTTYYKVKKFFELHNHPLESIKERPYTKKAKKMSYSEKEFVVRASKVKFGPTMAHKIQAVLKEGYEYVGAKVTNYKNLRREVNRILCYKDAQIMINKMNDRRDHYPNYSFEFLRDGDMLAAMFWADERENAFYADLEKLYLLMQLLEQTSKLMYKMVFVPFTTVDHHKKLVTVGTGLLSRETIESYERLIKAFLRAHEWKAQKIVLTDQDPTIKQVVESVLPNSRHRLCMLHIMKKQAKVTDDLFKNKDFKKRFNKLVWSMHIKPAEFEKKWELIINELNLEDKIWFNDMFELRDKWIPAYFSDTRMSGLMKTTSRSKSMNSFFSTYLKSGNLLLHFMMNYDTTNQKQRNTQKELDHQTKKAYIKKSTKVPGTANTNILEQKTDESYTKWNN, from the exons ATGTCGAATTCAAAAGAAATTGACGAGTCGATCGCAACTGATACTATTGGAGCTGAAATCAATTCATCTCGTAACGACAAACAAATCGATTCAATTTCTTTGACTTCTGAAGAACTTCAAAATACGATTCATATTGAAC GTGAAAGTTCCAATTCAACAAATGAGTCATATTGCAGTAACATAATTGAAAAACATGAATATAAACCAGATGCCCCTACTGAATTTGTACCAATTAGTAAAAATTGTATACTGATTATGCATAAATG GGGTGGCAAGGATAAACCAAAACCTTGTGATACGTTGGCTACAAGTTCTATCAAGAGGAAACCAAATTTGAACAAGATAATTATTCGGTGTACAACAAAGATTATATTTGAAAATGTTTATGGAACAACATATTACAAAGTTAAGAAATTCTTTGAATTGCACAACCACCCACTGGAAAGTATTAAGGAAAGACCTTATACGAAAAAGGCAAAAAAGATGTCATATTCTGAAAAAGAGTTTGTAGTACGTGCATCAAAAGTTAAATTTGGTCCAACAATGGCTCAcaaaatacaagcagttttgaaagaagGATATGAATATGTAGGAGCGAAGGTAACAAACTACAAAAACTTGAGGAGAGAAGTAAATAGAATCTTATGTTACAAGGATGCTCAAATAATGATAAACAAAATGAATGATCGTAGAGATCATTACCCAAATTATTCATTTGAGTTCCTACGTGATGGAGATATGTTGGCTGCTATGTTTTGGGCAGATGAAAGAGAAAATGCTTTTTATGCAGATTTGGAGAAGTTATATCTTTTGATGCAACTTTTAGAACAAACAAGTAAGTTAAT GTATAAAATGGTATTTGTTCCATTCACAACGGTTGACCACCACAAGAAATTAGTTACTGTTGGCACTGGGTTGCTGAGTAGAGAGACAATTGAGTCGTATGAACGGCTAATTAAAGCTTTTCTTAGAGCTCATGAATGGAAAGCACAAAAAATTGTTCTAACTGATCAAGATCCAACAATAAAACAAGTAGTGGAATCTGTCTTACCAAATTCAAGACACAGACTATGCATGTTGCACATAATGAAAAAACAAGCAAAg GTTACTGACGatttatttaaaaacaaagaCTTCAAGAAAAGATTTAACAAGCTTGTATGGAGCATGCATATCAAACCTGCTGAATTTGAGAAGAAGTGGGAGTTGATTATTAATGAACTCAACCTCGAAGATAAAATATGGTTCAATGATATGTTCGAATTACGTGACAAATGGATACCTGCATACTTCAGTGACACTAGAATGTCTGGATTGATGAAAACCACTTCAAGATCAAAAAGCATGAATTCCTTCTTCAGCACTTACTTGAAATCTGGAAATTTACTTTTACATTTCATGATGAACTATGACACAACAAATCAAAAACAAAGAAATACACAAAAGGAGCTTGATCATCAAACAAAGAAGGCA TACATAAAGAAATCTACAAAGGTTCCTGGTACTGCCAATACAAACATATTGGAACAAAAAACGGATGAGAGCTATACAAAGTGGAACAACTGA
- the LOC111888550 gene encoding uncharacterized protein LOC111888550 isoform X2, with amino-acid sequence MEIGSCIKVQNGSCPTSYLTHASYFHEQSYSIQNRTSAPSSYVTLPRKNCTCKATLKEANSKIESVEKLKVKPSEFSSEIELSSLTAISPLDGRYRNKVKDLSHYLSEYGLIYYRTLVEVKWLIKLSQIPQVSEVPSFSNESQKKLQELIDGFSNGDAMQVKNIEKITNHDVKAVEYFLKTKCQEDPQIAKVLEFFHFGCTSEDINNLAHGLMLKESLNSVILPVMDDLINAIYTMAKANAHVPMLSRTHGQPASPTTLGKEMVIFAERLSRERHDISKVEILGKFAGAVGNYNAHVVAYNDVNWPKIAEEFVNSLGLSFNPHVTQIESHDYMAKLFHSFIRFNNILLDFDKDIWGYISVGYFKQVTKAGEIGSSTMPHKVNPIDFENSEGNLGIANAVLDHLSMKLPISRWQRDLTDSTVLRNIGVGLGYSLLAYKSALVGIGKLQVNEAALNKDLDNSWEVLAEPIQTVMRRYGVEEPYEKLKELTRGRVVDKERITEFIKGLEIPVEAKTELLKLTPHNYVGVASQLVEEACFRANNK; translated from the exons GATCTTGCATTAAAGTTCAAAATGGCAGCTGTCCAACATCATACTTAACCCATGCAAGTTATTTCCATGAACAATCTTATTCAATCCAAAATCGCACTTCAGCTCCTTCATCTTATGTGACACTTCCTCGCAAAAATTGCACTTGCAAAGCAACATTAAAGGAGGCCAATAGCAAGATTGAATCCgtagaaaag TTAAAAGTGAAGCCTTCTGAATTTTCTTCTGAGATCGAGCTCTCAAGTTTAACTGCTATAAGCCCCTTAGATGGGCGTTACAGGAACAAAGTCAAAGATTTATCCCACTATTTGAGTGAATATGGTCTTATCTACTATCGCACCCTGGTTGAG GTAAAGTGGCTAATAAAGCTCTCACAAATTCCTCAAGTATCTGAAGTTCCAAGCTTTAGCAATGAATCCCAAAAGAAATTACAAGAACTAATTGATGGATTCAGCAATGGTGATGCAATGCAAGTAAAGAATATCGAGAAAATAACTAATCATGATGTGAAAGCAGTTGAGTATTTTCTTAAAACAAAGTGTCAAGAAGATCCACAGATAGCTAAG GTGCTTGAATTTTTTCATTTTGGATGTACATCAGAAGACATAAACAACCTTGCTCATGGTTTAATGCTTAAGGAATCATTAAATTCGGTTATTCTTCCAGTGATGGATGATTTAATTAATGCAATATATACCATGGCAAAAGCCAATGCTCATGTTCCTATGCTTTCTCGCACTCATGGAcag CCAGCTTCACCTACAACTTTGGGAAAGGAAATGGTGATATTTGCAGAAAGATTAAGCAGAGAAAGACACGATATTTCAAAAGTAGAAATATTAGGGAAATTTGCAGGAGCTGTTGGTAATTACAATGCACATGTTGTGGCATATAATGATGTAAATTGGCCAAAAATTGCAGAGGAGTTTGTAAACTCTCTTGGATTAAGCTTTAATCCACATGTAACACAG ATTGAATCTCATGATTACATGGCAAAACTTTTCCATTCATTTATTCGATTTAATAACATCTTgcttgattttgataaagacaTATGGGGGTATATCTCTGTTGGATACTTCAAACAG GTGACTAAGGCTGGTGAAATTGGGTCATCGACTATGCCTCACAAAGTCAACCCCATTGACTTTGAAAACAGTGAAGGAAATCTTGGAATTGCTAATGCAGTTTTAGACCATTTAAGCATGAAGTTACCTATTTCACGTTGGCAG CGTGACTTGACTGATTCTACTGTTTTGAGAAACATTGGTGTGGGATTGGGTTATTCACTTCTGGCTTACAAGAGTGCATTAGTTGGAATCGGGAAGCTTCAG GTGAATGAAGCTGCCTTAAACAAGGATCTGGACAACTCGTGGGAGGTTCTTGCTGAACCGATACAGACA GTGATGAGAAGATATGGTGTTGAGGAGCCTTATGAGAAACTGAAGGAGCTTACGAGAGGAAGAGTGGTTGATAAAGAGAGGATTACGGAATTCATTAAAGGGTTGGAAATACCGGTTGAAGCAAAAACAGAGCTTTTAAAGTTGACACCACACAATTATGTTGGAGTTGCTTCTCAATTGGTGGAGGAGGCGTGTTTTAGGGCTAATAATAAATAG
- the LOC111888550 gene encoding uncharacterized protein LOC111888550 isoform X1 has protein sequence MDQLRNAPELLENWGFNLLQLFMEIGSCIKVQNGSCPTSYLTHASYFHEQSYSIQNRTSAPSSYVTLPRKNCTCKATLKEANSKIESVEKLKVKPSEFSSEIELSSLTAISPLDGRYRNKVKDLSHYLSEYGLIYYRTLVEVKWLIKLSQIPQVSEVPSFSNESQKKLQELIDGFSNGDAMQVKNIEKITNHDVKAVEYFLKTKCQEDPQIAKVLEFFHFGCTSEDINNLAHGLMLKESLNSVILPVMDDLINAIYTMAKANAHVPMLSRTHGQPASPTTLGKEMVIFAERLSRERHDISKVEILGKFAGAVGNYNAHVVAYNDVNWPKIAEEFVNSLGLSFNPHVTQIESHDYMAKLFHSFIRFNNILLDFDKDIWGYISVGYFKQVTKAGEIGSSTMPHKVNPIDFENSEGNLGIANAVLDHLSMKLPISRWQRDLTDSTVLRNIGVGLGYSLLAYKSALVGIGKLQVNEAALNKDLDNSWEVLAEPIQTVMRRYGVEEPYEKLKELTRGRVVDKERITEFIKGLEIPVEAKTELLKLTPHNYVGVASQLVEEACFRANNK, from the exons GATCTTGCATTAAAGTTCAAAATGGCAGCTGTCCAACATCATACTTAACCCATGCAAGTTATTTCCATGAACAATCTTATTCAATCCAAAATCGCACTTCAGCTCCTTCATCTTATGTGACACTTCCTCGCAAAAATTGCACTTGCAAAGCAACATTAAAGGAGGCCAATAGCAAGATTGAATCCgtagaaaag TTAAAAGTGAAGCCTTCTGAATTTTCTTCTGAGATCGAGCTCTCAAGTTTAACTGCTATAAGCCCCTTAGATGGGCGTTACAGGAACAAAGTCAAAGATTTATCCCACTATTTGAGTGAATATGGTCTTATCTACTATCGCACCCTGGTTGAG GTAAAGTGGCTAATAAAGCTCTCACAAATTCCTCAAGTATCTGAAGTTCCAAGCTTTAGCAATGAATCCCAAAAGAAATTACAAGAACTAATTGATGGATTCAGCAATGGTGATGCAATGCAAGTAAAGAATATCGAGAAAATAACTAATCATGATGTGAAAGCAGTTGAGTATTTTCTTAAAACAAAGTGTCAAGAAGATCCACAGATAGCTAAG GTGCTTGAATTTTTTCATTTTGGATGTACATCAGAAGACATAAACAACCTTGCTCATGGTTTAATGCTTAAGGAATCATTAAATTCGGTTATTCTTCCAGTGATGGATGATTTAATTAATGCAATATATACCATGGCAAAAGCCAATGCTCATGTTCCTATGCTTTCTCGCACTCATGGAcag CCAGCTTCACCTACAACTTTGGGAAAGGAAATGGTGATATTTGCAGAAAGATTAAGCAGAGAAAGACACGATATTTCAAAAGTAGAAATATTAGGGAAATTTGCAGGAGCTGTTGGTAATTACAATGCACATGTTGTGGCATATAATGATGTAAATTGGCCAAAAATTGCAGAGGAGTTTGTAAACTCTCTTGGATTAAGCTTTAATCCACATGTAACACAG ATTGAATCTCATGATTACATGGCAAAACTTTTCCATTCATTTATTCGATTTAATAACATCTTgcttgattttgataaagacaTATGGGGGTATATCTCTGTTGGATACTTCAAACAG GTGACTAAGGCTGGTGAAATTGGGTCATCGACTATGCCTCACAAAGTCAACCCCATTGACTTTGAAAACAGTGAAGGAAATCTTGGAATTGCTAATGCAGTTTTAGACCATTTAAGCATGAAGTTACCTATTTCACGTTGGCAG CGTGACTTGACTGATTCTACTGTTTTGAGAAACATTGGTGTGGGATTGGGTTATTCACTTCTGGCTTACAAGAGTGCATTAGTTGGAATCGGGAAGCTTCAG GTGAATGAAGCTGCCTTAAACAAGGATCTGGACAACTCGTGGGAGGTTCTTGCTGAACCGATACAGACA GTGATGAGAAGATATGGTGTTGAGGAGCCTTATGAGAAACTGAAGGAGCTTACGAGAGGAAGAGTGGTTGATAAAGAGAGGATTACGGAATTCATTAAAGGGTTGGAAATACCGGTTGAAGCAAAAACAGAGCTTTTAAAGTTGACACCACACAATTATGTTGGAGTTGCTTCTCAATTGGTGGAGGAGGCGTGTTTTAGGGCTAATAATAAATAG